In Mycolicibacterium mucogenicum DSM 44124, the following are encoded in one genomic region:
- a CDS encoding NUDIX hydrolase has product MTIRYDEALREQIGTHLAGHQRRVVDDPSKRHAAVAIVLVDSERGEDRIDPAPVDEWIGGRPLPDQNLDGRMVDVAGGAAFLLCRRTSRLNSHAAQWALPGGRLDPGETVVDAALRELHEEVGIKLPEESVLGLLDDYATRSGYVITPVVVWGGGRLDPQPSPDEVLAVYRVGLHQLQRPDSPRFISIPESDRPVVQIPLGNDLIHAPTGAVLLQLRWLGLEGRPDPVDELEQPVFAWR; this is encoded by the coding sequence ATGACGATCCGGTACGACGAAGCACTGCGCGAGCAGATCGGGACGCACCTGGCCGGCCACCAACGCCGCGTGGTCGACGACCCGAGCAAGCGCCATGCCGCAGTGGCCATCGTGCTGGTGGACTCCGAGCGCGGTGAGGACCGCATCGACCCGGCCCCGGTCGACGAATGGATCGGCGGACGGCCGTTGCCCGACCAGAACCTGGACGGCCGCATGGTCGACGTCGCCGGTGGCGCCGCGTTTCTGCTGTGCCGCCGCACGTCCCGGCTGAACTCGCATGCCGCGCAGTGGGCACTGCCCGGCGGGCGCCTCGATCCCGGCGAGACTGTCGTGGACGCGGCGCTGCGGGAGCTGCACGAGGAAGTCGGCATCAAGCTGCCCGAGGAATCCGTACTGGGCCTGCTCGACGACTACGCGACGCGGTCCGGATACGTCATCACACCGGTGGTGGTGTGGGGCGGCGGCCGGCTGGACCCACAGCCGTCGCCCGACGAGGTGCTGGCGGTGTACCGCGTCGGCCTGCACCAGTTGCAGCGGCCCGACTCACCGCGGTTCATCTCCATTCCCGAGAGTGACCGTCCGGTGGTCCAGATTCCGCTGGGCAACGACCTCATCCACGCGCCCACGGGCGCGGTCCTGCTGCAGTTGCGCTGGCTTGGACTGGAAGGCCGGCCGGACCCGGTCGACGAGCTGGAGCAGCCGGTGTTCGCGTGGCGGTGA
- the stf0 gene encoding trehalose 2-sulfotransferase: MTAPTAYLVLASQRSGSTLLVESLRATGVAGEPQEFFQYLPHSSMSPQPREWFADTEDESILRLLDPLIDGRPELAPATIWRDYIQTAGRTPNGIWGGKLMWNQTAQLQRRAKDLPDRSGDGLLAAIRDVIGSDPVLIHIHRPDVVSQAVSFWRAVQTRVWRGRPDPVRDARAEYHAGAIAHVVKMLRAQEEGWQNWFAEENVNRIEVPYPVLWRNLTEVVGDVLESLGQDRRLAPKPVLERQADQRSDEWVERYRAEAEKEGLPV, from the coding sequence ATGACAGCACCGACGGCCTATCTGGTCCTCGCATCACAGCGCAGCGGCAGCACGCTTCTGGTCGAGTCGCTGCGCGCCACCGGTGTGGCCGGCGAACCGCAGGAGTTCTTCCAGTACCTGCCACACAGCAGCATGTCCCCGCAGCCGCGCGAGTGGTTCGCCGACACCGAGGACGAGTCGATCCTGCGGCTCCTCGACCCGCTGATCGACGGCAGGCCCGAACTGGCGCCGGCCACCATCTGGCGCGACTACATCCAGACCGCCGGCCGCACGCCCAACGGAATCTGGGGCGGCAAGCTCATGTGGAACCAGACCGCGCAGCTGCAACGACGAGCCAAGGACCTGCCGGACCGCTCCGGCGACGGACTGCTGGCCGCCATCCGCGACGTCATCGGCTCCGATCCGGTGCTCATCCACATCCACCGGCCCGACGTGGTGTCCCAGGCGGTTTCGTTCTGGCGCGCCGTGCAGACCCGCGTGTGGCGGGGCCGCCCGGACCCGGTGCGCGACGCCCGCGCCGAATACCACGCCGGTGCCATCGCCCACGTCGTGAAGATGCTGCGGGCGCAGGAAGAGGGCTGGCAGAACTGGTTCGCCGAGGAGAACGTCAACCGGATCGAAGTGCCGTATCCGGTGTTGTGGCGCAACCTGACCGAGGTCGTCGGCGATGTGCTGGAGTCGCTCGGCCAGGACCGCAGGCTCGCACCGAAACCGGTGCTGGAACGTCAGGCCGATCAGCGTTCTGACGAATGGGTGGAGCGCTATCGCGCCGAAGCCGAAAAGGAGGGGCTGCCGGTATGA
- a CDS encoding sulfatase family protein produces the protein MPHTPGQNVLFVHWHDLGRYLGAYGHRDVSSPRLDQLAAEGILFTRAHATAPLCSPSRGSIFTGRYPQSNGLVGLAHHGWEYYAGVQTLPQLLSESGWHTALFGMQHETSFPSRLGFDEFDVSNSFCEYVVERAVRWLEEPPQKPFLLTAGFFETHRPYPRERYEPAPSDTVSVPDYLPDTDSVRDDLAEFYGSIAVADAAVGQLLDALEAAGLDRNTWVVFLTDHGPALPRAKSTLYDAGTGIAMIVRPPRDAGIAPHVYDELFSGVDLLPTLLDLLGVPVPAAVEGLSHAEALTAAEAQPVVREEVYTAKTYHDSFDPIRAVRTKDFSYIENYASRPLLDLPWDIADSPPGRAVQPAIGDPRPARELYDLHADPTERHNLLLDVQPEYHAVAAQLALKLNTWRQQTGDVIPSDFTGTQISDRYTGTYLSIHGRPATSRSAAASDRGIKPDSTSQD, from the coding sequence ATGCCCCACACGCCGGGCCAGAACGTGCTGTTCGTGCACTGGCACGACCTCGGGCGCTATCTCGGGGCGTACGGCCACCGCGACGTCAGCAGTCCCCGGCTGGACCAGCTGGCGGCCGAAGGCATCCTCTTCACGCGGGCCCACGCCACCGCCCCGCTGTGTTCGCCGTCGCGCGGTTCGATCTTCACGGGGCGCTACCCCCAGAGCAACGGCCTGGTCGGGCTGGCGCACCACGGGTGGGAGTACTACGCGGGCGTCCAGACGCTACCCCAACTGCTCTCCGAATCCGGTTGGCACACAGCGCTGTTCGGCATGCAGCACGAGACATCGTTCCCGTCACGCCTGGGGTTCGACGAATTCGACGTGTCGAACTCCTTCTGTGAGTACGTCGTCGAGCGGGCGGTGCGATGGCTCGAGGAACCACCGCAGAAGCCGTTCCTGCTCACCGCAGGGTTCTTCGAGACCCACCGGCCCTACCCGCGGGAGCGCTACGAGCCCGCGCCCAGCGACACCGTCAGCGTGCCCGATTATCTGCCCGACACCGACAGTGTGCGGGACGACCTGGCCGAGTTCTACGGGTCCATCGCCGTCGCCGATGCCGCGGTGGGGCAGCTGCTGGATGCCCTGGAGGCGGCCGGCCTGGACCGCAACACGTGGGTCGTGTTCCTCACCGACCATGGGCCGGCGCTGCCGCGGGCCAAGTCGACGCTGTACGACGCCGGGACCGGCATCGCCATGATCGTGCGGCCGCCGCGCGATGCCGGCATCGCGCCGCACGTGTACGACGAACTGTTCAGTGGGGTCGACCTGCTGCCGACGCTGCTGGACCTTCTGGGCGTGCCCGTTCCGGCTGCGGTCGAGGGGCTTTCGCATGCGGAGGCGCTGACCGCGGCCGAGGCCCAGCCCGTGGTGCGCGAAGAGGTCTACACCGCCAAGACCTACCACGACTCGTTCGACCCTATTCGCGCAGTGCGAACAAAAGACTTCAGTTACATCGAGAACTATGCATCGCGCCCGCTCTTGGACCTGCCGTGGGACATCGCCGACAGCCCGCCGGGCCGCGCGGTGCAGCCGGCCATCGGCGATCCGCGCCCGGCCCGCGAGCTGTACGACCTGCACGCCGACCCCACCGAGCGGCACAATCTGCTGCTCGACGTACAGCCCGAATATCATGCGGTGGCAGCGCAATTGGCCCTCAAGCTCAACACCTGGCGACAGCAGACGGGCGATGTCATACCCTCTGATTTCACCGGGACACAGATCTCGGACCGCTACACCGGGACCTATCTGAGCATCCACGGACGCCCCGCGACGAGCCGCTCGGCGGCGGCCTCCGACCGCGGAATCAAGCCAGATTCGACGTCGCAAGACTAA